The Spirosoma oryzicola region GCCTCGGGCGAGTTGGGAGCGCGATGTTCCCTCCGAAATGCCCAGTAGTTGTGCAATTTCGGTGTGCTTGTATCCGTCAATAAAATACAGGTTCACGACCATCCGATAACCATCTGGCAACTCATTAATTGTATGCAGCAGTACGTCAATTGACAGCTTGCTAAAGAGATTCACATAATCGTCTGATTCAATATCAGGTTCTACCAACTGGGCCGAAATATAGCGGTTTTGTTTACGGGTTTCTTTGTTGTAGTAATCGATGGCGTGGCGGATCATGATGGTTTTCACCCAACTGTCAACCGCTTCGGGCTGTTGAAGTTCCGTTATCTTCTCAAATATCTTCAGGATACCTTCCTGAAAAATATCTTCGGCTTCAGCCAGGGTTTTGGTGTACCGTACACAAACGCTCATTAGCTTACCCTTGTATCGTTCATAAAATAACACCTGAGCCCGCGAATCCTGTTTCTGGCAGGCTTCAACAAGCTCGCGGAGTGACCGGGTATATTTAGGGCGAAATAGCTTCATGAAGAAAGCGGGCGGGTAAACAACAAAAACAAATCAGTGGGAACCAGATTTATCTGGTTTGGCTAGGGCTTATACTGCGCTTGAAAGCGGGTATAGACCCGTTGCCCACTGGGCCATTGCAGCCCTATATCCCAGGTCTCTGTCGTGGTTGGCGTTATGCGTTGTAGCGCATAGCGCACGCTGACCAAACCGTCGAAATAGGTCTCAAAAGCCATCGTCGGGGACGCGTCGAAGGAAGGATAGTCGGCGCGAAGCGCTGCCAGCAGCGATGCATCTCCGACTTGCTCATTGTTCGTATAGCCAATAGGATTTCCGTTGGCATTGGCTTCGATCCAGCTTAAATTACCCTCCGTGTCAAAGAAAAGTTGAACCTTTCTCGATACGGTGGTTTGTCCGCCAACCAGAGAAGCTTCAAGCCAATACGTTATTTTATTGGGTGTTTGCTGGATAACGTTGCCGGATACGAAGCGTAGCGATGAGGTATGGTTGGCAAAAAAGTTCTGCGTGCGCTGGGGCAACTGGTTCAGATCCGTGATGGTGTAAACCAGCAAAGGCGTGAGCGTTAGTAGTGCCTGATTATTGACTCCGGGTTGGTAGATAAGTTGATAGGTTGCACCATTAAACGTATACTGCATCAAGCGGGTTTGGCTCGTATCGTTGTCAATACCCTGTAACTTAGAAAAGCTACCGCCTTGAATGGCTAGTTTATCGGTAAGATTCTTGAAGGGTGCAAAGTCAGGAGCGAGTTCTTTGTATACGGCCGAAACGATAGCGGTAGCATTGACCTGCGTCTGGTAGTTGATCGAACGCTGCGTAAAGTTAGCCCGCCAAAGTTGATTTTTGGTCAGGGTCGTAAAGAGGATATTGGTGGCCTGGGGATAGCTGTTTTTAATGGCTTGTACTGCCGTAACCGGTACGCCATCCGGATCGGGGGGTTGTATATCTTTAATGCTATTGCACGCCAGTAGCCATAGCGGCAGTGCAGCTACCAGTAAATACTTCATGAATGTCAAATCAACGGGATTTTATGCCTATCAATACAGCGACTGGTTTTACAGATAGAAACGTTGCATCGTTAACGAATAATTAGTTTGTTTTTTACTCAACCACAATGGTTGCCTGTAGGTAATAGCAGAAGTGTAACCATGGCCTATATAAAATGTACGGCAAAGGCGATTGATTAATTCGTCCGCTGTCGCATCTGTACGATAGCGGTGTGACAGCAATACAGTCTCGACTAAGTACAGCACGTTGCCTCTGTCAGGGTATTGTTCTTGAAAAACGACTCGATTGGTGCTTACGCTTGGGTGAGTTAGCCTGATCAAGCAAATTACCTTTCTGTGATTGCTGAATAGGGAGTATTGGGAATCTGATTTTGACCCGGGCCTTATGGGGACAATTCTAGCGGGCGTTCGTATTGAACTGGGTGAATGGCACCACGCGACATAGACTCCACTTAAAATCAAGGAAGTCAGTTGAGTGGTTGTGTAACCACAAACGATAGGGTGGGGTATCCTTCAGTTGGGGTCGGCACCCAACAGAAACGCAGTGCCTAGGCACTGCGTTTCTAGATTCGAATCGGCTTAGCTTATCCGTGGAGTACTTTTCGGAACAACTCCTGTTTCGTACCTCTGGCAGTTGTTGCCTATTTTTTTACCAAACGCCCCTGGAGATGACCTTTATTGGTCAGTACCAAATATAGATACAAGCCTGCTGGCCAGTCGTGACTATTCAGCGTATGCGTCGTGGGCGTTCCGCTTAGGGCTATCTGCTGAATTCGTTTGCCTTGCAAGGAATATACCTCAATTTGTTGAAGATAGATCCCTTCCGGAACCTGGATCGTTAGTTGATCCTGCACAGGAAGCGGATACACCTGTGCCTCCAGCGCAGGATAGTCGGCCGATGCACTGGCGGCTTGACGGGCACCCGATGGGACAAACTCAAACGCGCCGATGTCATAGCCGCTTCCCTGGGGACGGGTTTGATCCTGCTGGGCAATCGTAACACCCCATTGGGCGGCATTGGCACCCGCGTCAATCAGCGGAGAAGTCGAAAATAAGGCAAAATTGGCGTTGGCCGCATCCACAAATCCAGCCGCTGAATTGGCGGCTACCGTATAATTATTGACCATTGTAGCCGTAGCACCCTGCTGAAAAACAACCGCTTTGCCAACGTAGCCGTTGCTTGCTGCCCCGCTGGCTCCATAATTGGTAATGGCATTGTTGGCAATGGTGTTCACATTGATCTGATTGTATAGCCGGATGCCATCGCGGCCACAACCGCTAATGGTGTTGTTGATCAGTTGCACATAGGTATCCGGCAGGGACCCTGTCCGCTCATCGCAGAAAATGCCATCACTGCCCGGCTGACTGATGACGTTGTTGTACAGACGATTATTACCCCAGTGCCCCACAATGATAAGACCGACCCCCGATGCATTCAGAATGGTATTATTGTAGCACTCGCCACCAGCGCCCCCACCCACCTGTAGGCCATTATTTTGGTAGTTGGCGAAGGGTGAGATACCCGTGTCTTTCAGCCAGTTGTGGTGCACTTTGGCGTCGGGCGCACAGCCGTACTGCAAACCTTCTGCCCCTGTCCGTTCGATGCGGTTGTTGTAGATATCGAGGCCGTAGATGAGGTGGGGGTAGACCTGCTTGGTTACCCCGTTACAGCTTACCGCCATCCCATCACCGAAGAACGAATTGCCGATATAGAGCCCTTCACCGCCCACGTCGTGGATGTAATTGTCGTGGATTTTGACGTTATACATCGTAAAGTTGGACCGCCATGTGGTGGAGTCACAACCCGGATCGGTTTTGGCCATGATCCCCGCAAAGCCCGCTTTGGCTACCTCAACATGATCGATTTCTACATCCGAGCTAAGATCACTTACCGAGATACCCATGTAACCACCCGTATTTTGGTTGTTAACTTTAAAGCCATACGGATAAGCCGCATCCCCCGCACCGCTCAGGGCGATATAGCGACTGTTTTTCAGCTGTAGCGTGTTGGTGGCAGCATTCGACTGGACCAGTACCTGCCCGCCAGCGTTCACGAAGCGAATTGGCTGAGTGGGCGTACCGGCAAAATTAGCTAGGGTGATGTTGTCATATAACCCCGACTGTACACACACCTTTTTGCCGGGTGCGACTTCCAGCAGCCAGTTGTTGTATGCACCGGCCTTCGTGATCGTGTAGTCGCAGCCACTACCGGCCGATCCGCCCACCTGCCAGCCAGCCGGCACCGAGCCCAGATTGTTATAAAGCGTGGTATTGTCGTGTACATTGGCATCGGGGGCGTTGTTAACCCACATAGCCGCGCTGCTGGTCCGCTCAATGCGGTTGTTGTAGACTTGCATGCCATAGGTCTGCGCTGGGTATACCGTCTTGTTTACCCCGTTGCAGGTAATCGTCCGGCCAGCAGCCATCGTGTAGCCACTACCCAGGAACATGCCCGGACCACTGATGTGGTGAATATAATTATCGTGAATTTTTACATCGTTGATCGTAAAGTTGGGATAGTTGGCCGTGGTATCGCAGCCCGGATCGGTCTTCATGAAAAAGCCCGCATAACCGGCTTTGGCTACCTCTACCCGCTCGACTTCGTAATTGGAGCTTAGGCCACCTACCGAAACGGCTGACACGCCCGCCTTTGATTTGTCAATCTTGATGCCATACGGAATTGAACTGTCGCCCGAGCCACTTAGTAGAACATACTTACAATCCTGCATCTCAAGTCCCGGCGCGTTGCTGGTTTCAGACCCAAGGCCAACCTGGCCTCCACAGTTAACGATCCGGATGGGGTTAGTGGCGCTACCGACAAAGCCGACCAGCCGGATAGCGTCGTAGTGGCCGGCCTGAATGCATAAGGTTTGTCCGGGCTGTAGCTTTAGCTTCGTATTCTGGTAGGTGCCGCCAGCGTTGATGGTGACGGCACAATTACAGGAAGTTGATGTCTGGGCAACGCTAGTCAGTACGAACAAACAGCAAACCGAAATAATAAGATAGATGTGTTTCAAGTCAATCAATGTTTAGGGGGAGTTTACGAATCGTTTATCCTCGTAAAGATACTGATAAGGAGAAGATTAAAAGGAGCCGGGCTAGAGATTTCAAGGGCCTAACGTACACCATCCATCTAAGATGTAGCTCTATGAAAGAGACATTTCATCGCACAAGAGCCTGACTTAACCTTAACTGGTTACTTACTTTGCTCAAGTAGAATCATTATACCGGCAATCAACCGATGCGGCCTGCCAATTAATTACCGCTACCTATATTTGTTACTTTTGGTTAATAAGTCTACCCCCTTTCACATCGCTTCCATGCTACCATCAACTACGTCCTCCCCAGTTACTAACCCCCATCCAAAAATAAACTATCTCGATTACACCCGAGTACTCCTGACCCTGCTGGTCATCTTGCACCACGTTTGCATCACCTACGGGGCGCCTGGTGGCTGGTACTTTCGTCAGCCCACAACCCAACTGGCTGCTCTGTTTGGCTTAACCCTATTTGTGGCCACTAACCAATCCTTTTTTATGGGATTATTTTTTCTGCTTTCCGCCTACTTCGTGGAGCCTTCCTACCAGCGGAAGGGAGCCAGGGCATTTGTAGTGGATCGACTCAAGCGGCTGGGTATTCCGCTGGTGTTCTATTCACTGGTGCTATCACCCATCCTCAATTTTTTGATCTATCGCTACGGACATCATCAAAAGGCCACCTTTGGGCAGTTTTTGACCGGCTATGACGACTGGATCGATTCGGGGGTGTTGTGGTTTGTGGCGGCTTTACTGCTGTTCAACTTGCTGTATGTACTCTTGCGGCAACGCTACTCACTCCACTACGTCACTAAACTACCACCCATGAGCGGTATTCTTTTGTTTGCTCTTGTGATTAGCGCAGTCAGTTTTCTGGTTCGATTGGTTTTTCCCGTCGGTTGGGTCATACCTGGTCTGGGCTTTCAGCTTTGTTATTTCCCTCAGTATATCGCCTTATTCGCAGTAGGAATAGTAGCTCGCCAAAATAAGTGGCTCGATGGCTTATCACGCCCAGAAGGAAAGCGGTTTAGTTGGCTAGCCTTGGGTTGTATTGGAATTGGTTTTCCATTGCTGTTTGTAGTATCAACGAAACTAGGGTTATCCATGAAAAACTTCAGTGGTGGCTGGAACAGCCAGTCGCTATTCTTATGCCTGTGGGAGCAGCTAACGGGAATATCCATCAGCGTAGCCTTGCTAAGCTATAGCAAACGATACTGGAATGAAAAGAATATGCTTCTGGACAAGCTGGCTCGAAGCGCCTATAGCACCTATATTTTCCACCCCCTGATTGTTGTCGGTTTGTCCTTGCTAGTAGCTGGATTGGCACTTGATCCTTTGCTTAAGCTGGGTTTGGTGGCACCGTTAGCCATCATCGGTTCATTTTTAGTAGGCCGATTAGTGTTGATGATTCCAGGGGCCGACACGGTTCTCTAACCATACTAGTGACCCATTTTGCTGATGGAAGCTTACAAATTTTTGTCGTTAAAGGGGGTATGTCCTCTACAAATCTTTGCTACCCACAGCCTCGCTTGTTTGCTAAACCTAGAGAGAATTGTGCAACAGCTACCGAGCAATCTTACTTACATCATGCGATAGCGGCTGGTACTCACCTAATCAAATCCGGAAAAGCCTTGTTATAAATACCTATTATCAGTCAGGTAACTGATCGATACCATAAGGTTCGACCTGTGGTTGGGCATTCATATGGTGGTGATACCGGCTTGAGGGCTCGTAAACCAATTGGCGAGCGCGCATGACGCTACCCAAAGGATGATGCGCTATTAGGTGATGAAATCTGCTGAACATCAGTATTTTGTGCCCGCAGGCCCGCCGGGCGGAGCTATAGACGTTCTGAGCCGAATGCTTACTTTAATAATAGGATGGTAGGGACTTTAGTCCCGAGGCCACTTTGCCGAATTATCTTCAACGGTCATGGTGGCTAGATCCGTACAGAGTTGCGCCCTTACTTCGTATTGGGCGGAATGACTAACGAAAAAGAGATTAGCAGATCGCGCAGGGCCGAATCGTTACGGCATCGATCTCCTGTCCCTGCAATCAGATAAGTAAACCAGAAGATTCAGTAGTCGTCAAGCAGGAATAACGACAAGGCCCGAATCAGTGACGATCCGGGCCTTGTTGGTTGAGGGTGTGTTTAGAAAAATTAAGGTCGTAAAATCTTGATTTGTTGGCGCTGGCTAGCCGTACTCACATCTAGCAGAAGCAACCCTTGTGCGTTGCCTAGCGGCAGGCTCACCCGTTCTACCGAACTAGCTTCCCTGATGCTCTGGCTATGCAACGTTTTACCCTGCAAGTCGACCAGCTTTACATGCACGGCCTGACCACTTGCTCCACTAATTTCAATCTCGGCGGATTGGCCCACCACGGGGTTACCCAGTACGTTCACTACCAGGCCACTACCCGCTTCCTCTGATGACACACGGGTGCCACCCGTACCAGTTGGCTCTTGTCCGTAGAAGATGACTCCGTTCTGGTAAGCGGTGATGCGGGGGTTGAGCGTAAAGCTGTTGTTGTTGCTATAGGAGTAATCGTCGCTCTGCACAAATAGGCTGTAGTCCTGTTTGTTGAGCTGTACCTCCAGCGGACCCGAATCGCCATTTGATGCTAAGTTACCCGCTCCGGCATTGAAGCTATACTCGATGTAGCCTGTGGCCCCCTGACGAGCCGGACTCAGCGGTACGTAGCGCAGATTAAGGTTGTTGGGACCAATCGGTACGTAGTTCTTCTGAAACAGTAACGGGACGTTGTTCTCGGTGGTCAGCCAGTAGCGCAAGGTGATGCTGCTATACGCAATTGGCGTGGAGCCTGCGTTTTGCAGCAGCAGATAGGGCTTGATCGTGTTGTTGTTCAACTGGCCGTTGTCGGGATCCCGCGAGAGCACTTTCAGCGTGGGCGCTACTACCGTTACGGTGGCCGTGGCCTGCGGACTGGTACAGCCGTCGCTGGTGCAGGTAGCTGTAAACGTCTGGGTTCCTAGATTGGCTGTCGAGACTGCCAGCGTGTTGGCGCTACCCCCATTCCAGCTAATACTACTACCGGTGCAGCCTGAAACCGTCAGGATCACATTACCCGTATTCTGCGAGATGGTCAGGCTTGATGCACCAGCCGGATAAGGCCCGCCCGTCTGGGTAACCACCGTGGGGGATGTTGGCGTCTGTTTGACGGTAACGGTTTTGGTAGCGGTGTTGGTGCAGCCATTGGCATCACTGTAGCTGTAGCGAATCGTATGATCACCCACCGAAAGCGTTGCTGGCGTAAAGACCATTGCGGGTGAGCCATCAAGGGTAAAGCTTCCCCCGGCCGGATTACCCAGCGGGGCTAGCGTAACGGCAGGGGCATCCTGACAGTAAGCCGTAGCTAGGCCCGTTAGGCTAACGTTGGGTAAAGGATTAACTATTACCGATTGGGTAGCCGTATTGGAGCAACTGCTGCCATTGGTGTAGGTGTAAACAACCGTGTGTTGGCCAACGGATAGGGTAGCTGGATCAAACTGGGTAGCCGCTGTATTATCAATCGTAAAGTTTCCTCCTGCCGGGTTTCCTGATAATGTAACAGCGGTTGCGTTTTGGCAATAGGCATTGGCGAGTCCTTCAATCGTCGGGGTAGGCAGTTCGTTGATGGTCACTTGTTGCTCTACTGTACTCTGGCAGCCATTGGCAGCGGTGTAGCTGTACGATACTGTGTAGATACCGGCCGCTAGGGTAGATGGGGTCAGCGTAGTAGACGGGATCTGATTAATGGTAAATTTGCCGCCCGCTGGTGACGCCATTAAAGGCACCGCTGGTACACTTTTGCAATAAGCGGTGTTTAGGTTCTGAAAATTAAGCGCAGCCGCCACCTTGTCACCGACTACCGTAGTGGTATTAGCGGCTGTTGCGGTGCAGCCACCAGGGTTAGTTGCTGTCACGCTATAGGTTCCGGCCAGTGTAACACTCGCGACAGGACTAGTCGCGCTACCCGATAAAACGCTGGGTTTGAATACATACGTAGACCCCTCATCACCACCGGTTACGGTCAGCTGCACACTCGATACCGCACAGGTAAGTGGACCACTGTTGGTAATTTGTAGCGGTCTATCCGCACAACTTACGGTAAACGAGGTAGTATTGGTTGGGTTAGTCTCTTCATTAGTACCGCTACCACCAGCGAAATAGCCGTTACCATCACGATCATAATAAACAGTTCCCTGGTTGGTAATGACTTGTCCACCAGCGTTATTTTTTATAGTGGCCTTGATCGTAATCGTTATTGGATTAAGCTGAATAAGCGTTCCGTTCCAACTGACCTTGCTGCCGTTAAAGCTAGTCGAACCACTACTAGCGGATGATGACGCGTACGTCAGATAAGAAGGAAGTACATTCGTAAATTCATCACCTGGATTGTTAATTTGTGCGGTCTGCCCATAATTGGTTACTACTATCTGATAGGTGACCTGCCCTCCCGGCACATAGTCCCCCGAAACAGACATCATACCGCCTAACGACGTTGGTGATAACACAGACACCTGAACCGCATTTGATGTGAC contains the following coding sequences:
- a CDS encoding cellulose binding domain-containing protein, translated to MRNTLRLLFVLLSTAVLHPASGTSKNYLAKAVGTQNPGCDEVKITKQPEDFVAANGGTITIPVEVSGPVTDFKWYKDGGEISGQTSATLVLTGANSSSAGQYRLVATNSCSSVTSNAVQVSVLSPTSLGGMMSVSGDYVPGGQVTYQIVVTNYGQTAQINNPGDEFTNVLPSYLTYASSSASSGSTSFNGSKVSWNGTLIQLNPITITIKATIKNNAGGQVITNQGTVYYDRDGNGYFAGGSGTNEETNPTNTTSFTVSCADRPLQITNSGPLTCAVSSVQLTVTGGDEGSTYVFKPSVLSGSATSPVASVTLAGTYSVTATNPGGCTATAANTTTVVGDKVAAALNFQNLNTAYCKSVPAVPLMASPAGGKFTINQIPSTTLTPSTLAAGIYTVSYSYTAANGCQSTVEQQVTINELPTPTIEGLANAYCQNATAVTLSGNPAGGNFTIDNTAATQFDPATLSVGQHTVVYTYTNGSSCSNTATQSVIVNPLPNVSLTGLATAYCQDAPAVTLAPLGNPAGGSFTLDGSPAMVFTPATLSVGDHTIRYSYSDANGCTNTATKTVTVKQTPTSPTVVTQTGGPYPAGASSLTISQNTGNVILTVSGCTGSSISWNGGSANTLAVSTANLGTQTFTATCTSDGCTSPQATATVTVVAPTLKVLSRDPDNGQLNNNTIKPYLLLQNAGSTPIAYSSITLRYWLTTENNVPLLFQKNYVPIGPNNLNLRYVPLSPARQGATGYIEYSFNAGAGNLASNGDSGPLEVQLNKQDYSLFVQSDDYSYSNNNSFTLNPRITAYQNGVIFYGQEPTGTGGTRVSSEEAGSGLVVNVLGNPVVGQSAEIEISGASGQAVHVKLVDLQGKTLHSQSIREASSVERVSLPLGNAQGLLLLDVSTASQRQQIKILRP
- a CDS encoding choice-of-anchor Q domain-containing protein, producing MKHIYLIISVCCLFVLTSVAQTSTSCNCAVTINAGGTYQNTKLKLQPGQTLCIQAGHYDAIRLVGFVGSATNPIRIVNCGGQVGLGSETSNAPGLEMQDCKYVLLSGSGDSSIPYGIKIDKSKAGVSAVSVGGLSSNYEVERVEVAKAGYAGFFMKTDPGCDTTANYPNFTINDVKIHDNYIHHISGPGMFLGSGYTMAAGRTITCNGVNKTVYPAQTYGMQVYNNRIERTSSAAMWVNNAPDANVHDNTTLYNNLGSVPAGWQVGGSAGSGCDYTITKAGAYNNWLLEVAPGKKVCVQSGLYDNITLANFAGTPTQPIRFVNAGGQVLVQSNAATNTLQLKNSRYIALSGAGDAAYPYGFKVNNQNTGGYMGISVSDLSSDVEIDHVEVAKAGFAGIMAKTDPGCDSTTWRSNFTMYNVKIHDNYIHDVGGEGLYIGNSFFGDGMAVSCNGVTKQVYPHLIYGLDIYNNRIERTGAEGLQYGCAPDAKVHHNWLKDTGISPFANYQNNGLQVGGGAGGECYNNTILNASGVGLIIVGHWGNNRLYNNVISQPGSDGIFCDERTGSLPDTYVQLINNTISGCGRDGIRLYNQINVNTIANNAITNYGASGAASNGYVGKAVVFQQGATATMVNNYTVAANSAAGFVDAANANFALFSTSPLIDAGANAAQWGVTIAQQDQTRPQGSGYDIGAFEFVPSGARQAASASADYPALEAQVYPLPVQDQLTIQVPEGIYLQQIEVYSLQGKRIQQIALSGTPTTHTLNSHDWPAGLYLYLVLTNKGHLQGRLVKK
- a CDS encoding acyltransferase family protein gives rise to the protein MLPSTTSSPVTNPHPKINYLDYTRVLLTLLVILHHVCITYGAPGGWYFRQPTTQLAALFGLTLFVATNQSFFMGLFFLLSAYFVEPSYQRKGARAFVVDRLKRLGIPLVFYSLVLSPILNFLIYRYGHHQKATFGQFLTGYDDWIDSGVLWFVAALLLFNLLYVLLRQRYSLHYVTKLPPMSGILLFALVISAVSFLVRLVFPVGWVIPGLGFQLCYFPQYIALFAVGIVARQNKWLDGLSRPEGKRFSWLALGCIGIGFPLLFVVSTKLGLSMKNFSGGWNSQSLFLCLWEQLTGISISVALLSYSKRYWNEKNMLLDKLARSAYSTYIFHPLIVVGLSLLVAGLALDPLLKLGLVAPLAIIGSFLVGRLVLMIPGADTVL
- a CDS encoding RNA polymerase sigma factor, whose translation is MKLFRPKYTRSLRELVEACQKQDSRAQVLFYERYKGKLMSVCVRYTKTLAEAEDIFQEGILKIFEKITELQQPEAVDSWVKTIMIRHAIDYYNKETRKQNRYISAQLVEPDIESDDYVNLFSKLSIDVLLHTINELPDGYRMVVNLYFIDGYKHTEIAQLLGISEGTSRSQLARGRQLLIKKLELKGISHHENF